The Burkholderia mayonis DNA window TGCCTCCGATTCGAGCTCCGAATGTCCGACGCCTAGCGACAGCACCCGGACGGTGGCTTGCGATCGACCTGCGCGATTTCATTCCGCGGCACGAGACACGGAACTTTGTCGACGACCATTTCACCGGACGGGAATCGTCTAAGGTGCTCTCGTCGAATCGAGGTTTTCTGCGGAATGCGAAGAAGCGACGCCGGTCAGCCGGCTTCGGAAAACACCCAGTGCTCGCCTTCGTTCCGGTCGATGATCTCCTCCGCGTACAGCAGCGATGCCCGTCGCGCGTCGCCGGCGTTGGAGAACGGCGAGCGGTCGGCGAGCTTGAAGATGCGGCCTTGGGAGGCGGCCGTTTGCTGCGAGCGCGGGCAGATTCGCACGGCGGCGTCGAAGCCCGCTTCGTAGTTGTGGCCGCGACCCTCTCCAGCGGGCACATGGGGATAGATGAGCGGATGAATTTCGAATCCGCGATACACATGCATGCTCATGACGCCTATATGAACGCGTCCCGTTTGCCACAGTTTTCGTGTGTTTCTGACTGACAGGATGGGCAGCGGCTCTATATCCGGCCTTGTTGCAGCCGGTTCTGCCGCTGCGGGCCCCGATGAAATATGCTGACTCGCACCTCATTCTGCTGGCGAGCTGGAAGCTCTAGGCGCCATACAGGTTTAGCGAGTCCCGGTCCTACCTGGCTTGTCATCACACTCGATTGCTGCGCAACCTTTCGACGTTCACCCTGTGTTAAAGATTGACCTTCTACTTCGTGTGAGCCGGTCAAATCGGCTTCACGCTCACGTAGGCTTTGCAGTACGGCCGGTCATGAGCGAGCACCGCCGCACGCTTCCATCCCGATCAGACATGGCGCTCTGTTCGCAAAATGCTCCAGAAACTTCGCCCGCTTGATCGGCTTGTTCACGATCTTTCCGCTTGTCTGATCGACGTAATGCACCCGGAAAACCTGCTTGGCGATATCTATGCCCACGGCCATACTGTTCATCGTGGATCCTCCGGTTGCCGGGAAATGCGTGCATTTTCCACCTGGGCACTTCGATGCCTTTGGCCCGTGAGGATCCTCCTTCTTCCTTCGCTCACTCGGTCACGGGGTGGGACGCGGTCATTTCAATTCTCCTTGCGATCGTGAGCAGCGGATCGCGATGATGGGATGGCTTCGGCTTCGGCTTCGGCTTCGCGCGCGTGCGAAGCATCGAGCGTCCAGTGCAGCGCCGCTGAGGGCGTCGAATGCGTGAAGAGGCAGCGACGCACGAGGGGAAGGGTGCGATGGACAATCTGAGCGTTTGTGCAAGGAACGCAAGCAGATTGATTCATCATACGCGCGCTGGGTGAGTTGTCCAGAAAAAACGAGCGGCGGCGGGCGTGTCGTCGGCTCGCAGCGTTTTGTTCCGGCTGTCTCTTTTCGAAAACGAATTGGATCGAAGGCACACTGTCTCGTTACGCCTCTCGCTATGACGATCACGGACGACGTTCGGTCGTCGGCCTTCGTGTTTCATGAGCAGACACGTCGATATGACGTGATCGCCATCGTCCGCAACCGATCGGATATCTTAGCTTTCCCGACAGAATTCACGAATCAAGGTGGGGGGGTGATTTCGGTTTGGCTCTCGAGTATTGTGCCGCCAACAATGCCCTCATAGATGGGGGGCTTGAATGCTGTCGGTGCCATTCTGAGGTTCACTCGTTTTTTCGCCTTCCAACGGTCCCGAGTTATGCAGCGGCGTCCTTGGTCTGCTGAGCTTTGATCCAGTCTCGAAGGAACTGCTCCGGAGAAACAAAGCCGAGCGACGAATGACGACGACTGCGGTTGTAAAACACTTCGATGTATTCGAACAGATCGGCCTTCGCGTCCTGATGCGCGTGGCGTGAACCCGTTCGTTCTTCAGGCTGTTGAAGAAGCTTTCCGTCGGCGCGTTGTCCCAACAATTTCCCTTGCGGCTCGTCGAGCAACGCATGCCGTAGGCGGCCAGTTTGCGCTGGAACTCGTGACTCGCATACTGGTTGCCGCGGTCGGAGTGGCACAGTGCGCCCGGCGCGGGTCGGCGGCGAAACCAAGCCATCGTCAGCGCGTCCGTCACGAGATCCGCCGTCATGCGCGGCTTGATCGACCAGCCCACCACCTCCCGGTTGAACAGATCGAGCACCGCGGCCACGTACAGCCAGCCCTCGTCGGTCCAGATGTACGTGATGTCCGAACTGAACACCTGATTCGGCTCGGCGGACATGAACTCGCGATTCAACAGATTCGGCGCTACCGGCAGTTTGTGCTTCGAATCGGTCGTCATCCGTTAGCGGCGTTTGTGTCGGGCTCGGATACCGTTCTCACGCATCAGCCATTCCACACGCTCCTTGCTGGCCGGAAAGCCGCGCTCGCGGATTTCCTCGGTCATGCGCGGCGAACCGTATGCACCCTTGAACTCGGCGTGCACCGTCCGGATCATCGTCAGCAGTTGCGTGTCCGTCAGTCGCGTTCGTCCCGGCGTACCGCCGCGTTTCCACGCGCGATAGCTGCTCACGCTGACCGATAGCACGCAGCACAGCGACCGCAGCGGATATTGCCCGACCTGCCGGTCGACCCAGGCATACCTCACAGCAGGTCCTTCGCGAAGGATGCTGCTTTTTTGTGATCTCAAGCTCCATCTGCAGGCGCTTGTTCTCCGCTCGCAGTCAAGACAGTTCCATCTGCTCCGGCGTGACCGGCTTCGCTCCGGCACCGCTGAGCTTGCCCGACGCCTCAGCCTTCACCCAGTTGCGAAGCGTCTGTTCAGAAATGCCCAGCTCGCGGGCCACCACGGTCACTCCTTGGCCATCCTCGCCCCGCTGTACGGCGGCCAGCTTGAACTCCGCCGTGTACACCTGTTTCGGTACCTTGAACATGCCTGATTTCCTTCCTTTCCGTCGAGTTTATACACGACCTCTTGGAAGGCGAAATTTCAGGGGAAGCTCACCGGCCCCGATCCTGCGATTGAGCACGCCATCAATTTCATGGGGGTACAAATATTCCTTGTGTTTCCAATTTTTTGGGGGACATTTATTGTCATGGACATTACCTACGACCCAAATAAGAGCGAAAGGAACATTGTCGAGCGTGGACTTTCGTTTGAGCTGGCGCGTGAATTTGAGATGGCGGGCGCGCTGATCGTGGAAGATGTTCGGATGATGTACCCGGAACGCCGCTTTCAGGCGCTCGTCCACATCGGCGATCGCCTTCGTATGCTGGTGTTCACGCCGCGCGACGGCATGGTTCACGTTATCAGCCTGCGCAAGGCTAACTCCCGCGAGGTGAAAGGATATGAGCAAGCGAAAAGTACGTAATCCAGTTGACGAGAATCCGGAATGGACCGACGCCGACTTCGTGCGTGCGCGTCCGGCCGAGGAGGTGTTGACTGAACTGCTCGGCAAGGATGTTGCAGCCAAACTGACGAAACCGTGTGGTCGGCCGAAGTCGGCCAATCCCAAGACCCCGCTTAAGCTGCGGATCGATCCTGACATTGTGAGCGCCTACAAAGCGCAGGGCGAAGGATGGCAAACGCGCATGAACGATGCGCTACGGGACTACGCGAAGTCACACAGCATGATGTGATTGGGCGGCGGTTGCCCATGCATCCGCACGCTTGGACGATTCGGGCTCGCAGCGCGTCCCTATGAGCCGACAGACGGGACGCGTCCACACTTCGTCGGTAGGTGCACGCTGTAAAACACAAAGCGATGGTGGCCGTTGATCGCGCGTAGCTCGGCGAGCACGTCGAGCGCCTGACGTGATAGAGGCACGATATGCGGGTCACGCATCTTCATGCGTTCCGCCGGTACGCGCCATTCGGCGGCGTCTTCGTTAAACTCCTGCCATTCCGCACGAATCATTTCTGCCGTGCGTACGAAGGTCCGACAGAATTCACATTTCGCCGTGAGAGGCTTGTGTATAAGTGGTCAGGGGTTGTGCGCTTGTTGAATATACCCCCAAAAATACCCCCGAACGACGCTCGCTACCCCTGTTCGGTGCTCTAGCGTCGAGCGCTCGCAAGCTGTTCACACTCCTTTTGCGCGGCTTCGCGACGCGCATCGAGATAGTCGGCGAGGTCTTGCAGGTGTACGCCCTTGGCACACTTCTGCGACGGCTCGACACGAATCAACGGAAGTCGGATTTCGCCGAGCGACACCTTGCGAATCGTCTTGTCGGTCGACAGGTGCGGAAAGAAGTCCCGGCATACTTCGTCGATCGGGATCACCGTCCGCGTGTTGTACTGCGCCATAAGCAAAAATGCCGTGTTCAAGTTCGTTTTCTCCATCGTCTCAGGCTCAAATGTCGGTGGAGGAAGAAAAAAGCCCCACGTAGCATAACTAGGCGGGGTTTTCTGAAACTTTGGGGGATTTCGCCGGACTACTTCGGAATCATCGGATGGTCCCCCCGACAGGAATCGAACCTGTATCTAGCGCTTAGGAGGCGCTTGTTCTATCCATTGAACTACGGGGGGCGGATAGGAATCGCCGGGATCGTCGGAAGCATCGCGTATCGACTGCTGACCGCTTCCAAACCTTGTCCCGCCGAGCTTTGCGATTTTAACGAATTCGCGTGAGATGCGGTGCCACTGAGCACGAAGTGCGTACGTCCCGCTTCGACCGGTCGATTGCCGTTCCCGGTCGTGCGATTCGGATGACTCAGCAACCTTCGCCGGCTCGATCACGCTCGAATCCGGCCTCGAGTCCGCCGATCGGAGAGGGCAGCGAGGGCAGAGTATAGCAAAGACGTTCCGAGCGAAGATCGTCATCGATAACGTTGCTGCGTGGCCGCCGCGTGAGGCGACGCGCAAGTCGTCCGCGTCGCGCGTGCCGCCGCAGTCTCCGGCATATCGCTCGGCTCATGCCGTTGCCGTTGCCGACGCCGCACAAGCCCGTTGCCGGGCGCATTGGCGGTAGGCCGGCCGCCGCGCACCGCCTTGCCGCGTGAATCAGAACTCCACGACGACGAAATCTTCCTTGCCGACGTCGCACAGCGGGCAGCGCCAGTTGTCCGGAATGTCGGCGAAGCGGGTGCCGGCCGCGATGCCTTCATCCGGCAAACCGTCCTCTTCGTTATAGATCCAGCCGCAAATCAGACAGACCCAGCTCTTGTATTCGACCACTTCGCTCATGTTGCACTCTTGAAGAACCGTTGCATTCGACGTCGCCTGATCGCGCGAACGCGGCGCATCGGGCGGCGAAAGGCGCAATGGTACCGGATTTGTCGCGCGCGGCCGTCGGAGCGCGGCGCGGACCGGGCGCGCCCGCTTCCCGTTCGCGCGCGGCGCGAGCCCGGCCGCAGACCATGCGGCGCGCGTCGCCCGCGCGCCCGAGCCGGCCCCAAACAGCCGGCCCCAAACCCGCGACGCGCCCGCCGGTCGCGGTGTATCCTTCGATGGCCTTTCAACCCAAAAGGAGAGAGCGATGCTCAACAACAAATGGCTGGCCGGCGCGTTCACCGCGGCCGCGCTGTTCGCGTCCGCCTCGGCGCACGCGGAAGCGAGGGTGTTTTTCGTCGAGCCGACCGACGGTGCGGCCGTCACGAATCCCGTCCACGTGAAATTCGGTCTCGAAGGCGACATCGTGCTTCGGCCCGCGGGCGACATGACGCCTCACACCGGCCACCATCATCTGCTGATCGACGGCAAGCCGGTACCGAGAGGCGAGGTGATCCCGGTCAGCGATCACTCGTTGCACTTCGGCAAGCCCCAGACCGAGACCGACGTGCGGCTGCCGCCCGGCCAGCACACGCTGACGATGCAGTTCGGCGACGGCGCGCACCGCTCGTACGGTCCCGAAATGAGCCAGACGATCACGGTCAACGTCAAGTAAGATAAGCCGTTCGGCCGTCCGGGATGCGAGGGCCGCGCCCGGTCCTCGCAGCCACCGGCGCCGACGGTCGCGTCGCGCGGCCCACAGCGCTAGGCCGTTGTGCCATGTCGGCGCGGCGCGCCGCCCCCGGTACAATGTGCGCTTCCGATTCTTCTCCGCCGTCTTCCCCATGTCGCTTTATTCCATTACCGGCGCGCAACTCGCGTTCGGTCACGTTGCGCTGCTCGATCACGCGGACTTCTCGCTCGAAGCCGGCGAACGCGTCGGGCTCATCGGCCGCAACGGCGCCGGCAAGTCGTCGCTGCTCAAGATCGTCGCCGACCTCGCGAGGCCCGACGACGGGCTCGTCACGCGACAGCAGAGCCTCGTGACGGTCTACGTGCCGCAGGAGCCCGAATTCGAAGCCGGGCAGACGGTGTTCGACGCGGTTGCGTCGGGGCTGACCGAGACGCGCACGCTCCTCGCCGAGTACGACGAGATCGCGCATCGGCTCGCGGACACGCCCGAAGGCGCGGAGCACGACGCATTGCTTGCGCGGATGAACGCGCTGCAATCGTCACTCGATGCGACGGATGCATGGAGCTGGCGCACGCGGGTCGCGACGACGCTCGCGCAAATCGGGCTCGACGGCGACACGCGGGTCGATGCGCTGTCGGGCGGGATGCAGAAGCGCGCGGCGCTCGCGCGCGCGCTCGTCGTGCAGCCAGACGTGCTGCTCCTCGACGAGCCGACCAACCACCTCGACTTCGACGGCATCCGCTGGCTGGAGGAACTGCTCGTCACGCAGCGCGCGGGCCTGTTGTTCATCACGCACGACCGTGCGTTCCTCGATCGCGTCGCGACGCGCATCGTCGAGCTCGACCGTGGCCGCCTGCTGTCGTATCCGGGCAACTTCTCCGCGTATCAGACTCGCAAGGCGCAGCAGCTCGAAGTCGAGCGCGTCGAGAACGAGAAGTTCGACAAACTGCTCGCGCAGGAAGAAGTCTGGATCCGCAAGGGCGTCGAGGCGCGGCGCACCCGCAGCGTCGGCCGCGTCGCGCGGCTCGAGCAGATGCGCCGCGAGCGCGCGGAGCGCCGCAACGCGCAGGGCAACGTGAAGCTCGACGTCGCGCAGGGCGAGAAGTCGGGCAAGATCGTCGCGGAGCTGACCGACGTGACGAAGCGCTACGGCGACCGCACGGTCGTCGACCGCTTCTCGACGACCGTGATGCGCGGCGACAAGATCGGTTTCGTCGGCCCGAACGGCGCCGGCAAGACGACGCTGCTCAAGCTGATCCTGGGCGAGCTTTCGCCCGACGCGGGCACGGTGCGCATCGGCACGAACCTGCAGGTCGCGTACTTCGACCAGATGCGCGCGCAGCTCGACCAGGAAAAGAGCCTGTCGGACACGATCAGCCCCGGCAGCGAGTGGGTCGAGATTGGCGGCGTGCGCAAGCACGTGATGAGCTATCTCGGCGATTTCCTGTTCGCGCCGGAACGCGCGCGTTCGCCCGTCAAGTCGCTGTCGGGCGGCGAGCGCAATCGTCTCCTGCTCGCGCGTCTCTTTGCGCGCCCGGCGAACGTGCTCGTGCTCGACGAGCCGACCAACGACCTCGACATCCCGACGCTCGAGCTGCTCGAAGAGCTGCTGACCGACTACGACGGCACGGTGCTGCTCGTCAGCCACGACCGCGCGTTCCTCGACAACGTCGTCACGTCGGTGATCGCGTCGGAAGGCAACGGGCAGTGGCGCGAATACGTCGGCGGCTTCACCGACTGGCAGATCCAGCGCGACCGCGCGCAGCGGATCGCCGACGAGGACGCGGCGAAGCGCGCTGCGAAGGAGCCTGCGAGCGCGAAGGACGACGCGCCGAAGAGCGCGGCGGGCCGCAACGCGCAGCGCACGGTCAAGCTGTCGTTCAACGAGCAGCGCGAGCTCGACGCGCTGCCGGAACAGATCGCCGGGCTCGAGGCCGAGCAGAAGGCGATCGGCGCGCAGCTCGAAGACGGCTCGATCTTCTCGAAGGACCCGCAGGAGGGCGCGCGCCTCACCGAGCGCTTCGCCGCGCTCGACGACGAACTGCTCGCGGCGCTCGAGCGCTGGGAGGCGCTCGAAGCGAAACGTAAGCCTTCATGAGTTCGCCGTTGCGGAACCAGTAAAATACGCCGCGTTCCGGGTGGGGCTCGCGCCGCCGTCGCGCGCGGCGCGCCGCCCGCTTTCGAAGCAATCCAAGCACGCTATTGTTTCGATTCGGATTTTTATCGAATTCAACGTTTTGTCCACGATGTTATCCACACGAGTTGGGGATAACGTCAAGGTGAATGACGAACCTGAGCTTCTATGTCTACGAAAAAGCCCGCAGCGGCGTATAGCGAAGCATCGATCAAGGTGCTGAAGGGCCTCGAGCCCGTCAAGCAGCGGCCCGGCATGTACACGCGCACCGAGAATCCGCTGCACATCATCCAGGAAGTGATCGACAATGCGTCCGACGAGGCGCTGGGCGGTTACGGCAAGCAGATCACGGTCACGCTGCATCCCGACCAGTCGGTGTCCGTCGAGGACGACGGGCGGGGCATCCCGTTCGGGCTGCATCCGGAAGAAAAGGTGCCCGTCGTCGAGATCGTGTTCACGCGGCTGCACGCGGGCGGCAAGTTCGACAAGGCCAAGGGCGGCGCGTATACGTTCTCGGGCGGTCTGCACGGCGTCGGCGTGTCGGTGACGAACGCGCTCGCGACGCGGCTCGACGTGACCGTCTGGCGCGACGGCAGGATCGCGCAACTCGGCTTTGCCGATGGCGACGTCGTCAAGCCGCTCGCGACGCAAGCGGCCGGCCGCGGCGAGAAGAAATCCGGCACACGCGTGACCGTGTGGCCGAATCCGAAATACTTCGATTCGCCGAACCTGCCGCTCGGCGAGTTGCAGCGGCTGTTGCGCTCGAAGGCGGTGCTGCTGCCGGGCGTCGAAGTCGTGCTCGCCAACGAGAAGACGGGCGAGCGCCAGAGCTGGCGGTACGAAGACGGCCTGCGCGGCTATCTGCTCGAAGGGATGAACGGCAGCGAGCTGCTGA harbors:
- a CDS encoding pyocin activator PrtN family protein is translated as MNTAFLLMAQYNTRTVIPIDEVCRDFFPHLSTDKTIRKVSLGEIRLPLIRVEPSQKCAKGVHLQDLADYLDARREAAQKECEQLASARR
- a CDS encoding DUF4399 domain-containing protein — translated: MLNNKWLAGAFTAAALFASASAHAEARVFFVEPTDGAAVTNPVHVKFGLEGDIVLRPAGDMTPHTGHHHLLIDGKPVPRGEVIPVSDHSLHFGKPQTETDVRLPPGQHTLTMQFGDGAHRSYGPEMSQTITVNVK
- a CDS encoding rubredoxin, encoding MSEVVEYKSWVCLICGWIYNEEDGLPDEGIAAGTRFADIPDNWRCPLCDVGKEDFVVVEF
- a CDS encoding BrnA antitoxin family protein; this translates as MSKRKVRNPVDENPEWTDADFVRARPAEEVLTELLGKDVAAKLTKPCGRPKSANPKTPLKLRIDPDIVSAYKAQGEGWQTRMNDALRDYAKSHSMM
- a CDS encoding BrnT family toxin, which produces MDITYDPNKSERNIVERGLSFELAREFEMAGALIVEDVRMMYPERRFQALVHIGDRLRMLVFTPRDGMVHVISLRKANSREVKGYEQAKST
- a CDS encoding ATP-binding cassette domain-containing protein — protein: MSLYSITGAQLAFGHVALLDHADFSLEAGERVGLIGRNGAGKSSLLKIVADLARPDDGLVTRQQSLVTVYVPQEPEFEAGQTVFDAVASGLTETRTLLAEYDEIAHRLADTPEGAEHDALLARMNALQSSLDATDAWSWRTRVATTLAQIGLDGDTRVDALSGGMQKRAALARALVVQPDVLLLDEPTNHLDFDGIRWLEELLVTQRAGLLFITHDRAFLDRVATRIVELDRGRLLSYPGNFSAYQTRKAQQLEVERVENEKFDKLLAQEEVWIRKGVEARRTRSVGRVARLEQMRRERAERRNAQGNVKLDVAQGEKSGKIVAELTDVTKRYGDRTVVDRFSTTVMRGDKIGFVGPNGAGKTTLLKLILGELSPDAGTVRIGTNLQVAYFDQMRAQLDQEKSLSDTISPGSEWVEIGGVRKHVMSYLGDFLFAPERARSPVKSLSGGERNRLLLARLFARPANVLVLDEPTNDLDIPTLELLEELLTDYDGTVLLVSHDRAFLDNVVTSVIASEGNGQWREYVGGFTDWQIQRDRAQRIADEDAAKRAAKEPASAKDDAPKSAAGRNAQRTVKLSFNEQRELDALPEQIAGLEAEQKAIGAQLEDGSIFSKDPQEGARLTERFAALDDELLAALERWEALEAKRKPS